The following nucleotide sequence is from Kineobactrum salinum.
ATAGACTTTCCGTCCCAATTCCAGGCTCCGCCTGGACTTGCTGCCGCCAGTTTTAGTTGATATTGCCCTGGAGGTAACGTAGTAAAGGACGCTTGCCTGGCCTCGTCGGATATTACCCAATTGTCGTTCATGCCAACGAGTTTGTATCCGTATTGTAAAAGCGCTGGGTTCGAGTAATCTGCCGCATAGAACTCTACCGTCAGCATATTGTCTGTGTGTTCGAGTTCTATAAGTGAAAGATCATTATAGGGGGCGCTAAATTCCCGTCTTTCGTTGAGTATCCGTATTTCAGAAATGCCAACAAGAGGGGGCTCATTATCGTCCGTGAGATTGTCAGGGTCTATTACATTGAATCCAAGATTGCCTCCAAAGTAGATGTTTCCACTTCCCGACTTGAATGATGCGCCCATATTGAATTCGGTGTTTTGAAGCCCATCCCGGATTCCGTATTGGCGGGTGTCATTGGTGTTGGGGTTTAGCCTAGTTACGCCTCTGTTGTGGGACAGCCATATGTTTCCATCTGAGTCGCTTTGAATGCCATAAATGTTGGAGCTTGGCAGCGATATATTTTCAGAATAATGATGGAATTTCTCCCGTCCTCTCAGGCGATCCGCTCTATCCCACCGGTTAAGTCCGCCACCATTGGTTCCGAGCCAAAGATCTCCAGCGTCATCTTCATAGAATGACCAAACCATATCGTTGGAGATGCTGTCTGTGTTGCCGCGTTCCGTAAAGTATTTCTGGAACTTTCCTGTTTCGGGCTTGAATTGGTTCAAGCCGTTTTCCGTTCCAACCCAAATGAGGCCCAAGGAGTCTTGAAACACTGCAATTACGTTATTGTTGCTAATCGAGTCCGGGTTCAATGGGTTGTGAGTGTGGTTGAGGAAGGCGCGACTACTTGTCTCAAGTATGCTGAGGCCTCCGCCATAAGTGCCAACGAGTAGATCCCCATTGGAGGCTCTTATTATAGAAGTAATTCCGTTTGCGCCTATGGTGGAGTTGTCAAACTTGGAGTGTCTGAACGCCGTTATTGCATTGTCACTCAGGTCGAACTTATTTAGCCCTCCGGAGAACGTTCCGATCCATAGTGTGTCCTCTTCACCCAAAAGGCTCATAACTGCAGTATTCGAGATTGAGGGCTCGGTGGATTCGTTTATCCACTCAAAGAGCTCACGATCCGGTCGCAATCTGTTCAATCCATCATCGGTGCCCACCCAGATACTGCCATCGCCTGTTTCTCCAAACGCGTTCACAGAGTCATCCGATAGCCTGCCCACCATACTGTTAAACTTGGGGAAAAGATTCTTGGTGCCAGAGGCCAGTCCAAAAACAGTGCCTGCCCAATACAGGCCTTCTCGTGATTGAAACAAGCTGTAGACGCGATTGGATGGAAGACTTGTATTGCTACTGGTAAATCTTTGAAACGTTCCACTTTCTGGACGGTACAGATTCAGTCCCTCCAGAGTGCATATCCATATCCGGCCATCTGAATCTTGAAACATGCAGAGAGTACTATTTGACGATAGCGAGTTGTTATCCGTGGGGTCATGGCGGAAATGCTGTGAGGTGTTGTTTCTGGGGTTATACCTTGAGATACCCGCATTCAAGGTCAGCGCCCAAATAAACCCATCCGAGTCGGAAAAGATACTTACAACAGAGTTTGAGGTGAGGATGTCAGGAGATGATTCGCTGTTATTAACGATCTCCAGATCGGACCGGTTTTTATCTATTTGCAGTAAACCACTGGCCATTGTCGAGGCCCAAACGCTCCCGTCACCGGTTTCAGCGAAACTAATTATTTCACCTAAATACGGTAAATTCTCATTGGCCGGAAAGAAGTGCCGGTAAGTCATATCTGTCGGTGAAAATACGCTGATGGCATTGTCATACCCTAGCCATACATCGCCTTCTTGATCCACAAATACAGTGTATACGTCGTTCGATGCCGGAGAGTTGACGTTGCTATCGTCCGTCAGTAGCGCACTAAACCCATTGCTTATCGGGTCATATTTATTCAGGCCCCCACCCCTGGTCGCGACCCATATATTTCCCTGGTGATCTTCGGCAATCTGGGTAACGGCATTGTGGGAAAGTGACGCCGGGTTTGTCAGCGAGTAGCGATAATTCTCGAGTTCATGCCCATTGTACTTATTCAGGCCTTCCTGGGTGACAAACCAGAGGTGTCCATACGAATCCTGGAATATCTGTGTAACAACTTGTTGGGTAAGGTTGTTGGAAACAACAGACGGTTCAAAATCTATACTGATGGTGTCGTCGAAGGATTCTGCACGCACACCGATGCAAATCCAGCACAATACTATGCTGAATAAAAAACCGTTTCGCGATCGGACTCCGACTGCCACCGCTCACTATCCATGATCAATGTCAGGGCAGTGTAATCAATATTATCAGGGTGCACTAGAATGCTGAGCGCTTTAGCGGGTAATTTACCGAGGTAAAGGCAATCGAGTCAGCTAACCATTGCTAGCTGACTCGCAATATGAGGGAACTAACAGGATTCTGGTGTATTAGCGGGGGCCCCTATTGTCGTCGGCGTAGCTCTGGATACCCCACTTGTAGGCGGCTTGGTCGGCGTAGCGCTGGATACCCCACTTGTAGGCGGCTTGGTCGGCGTAGCTCTGGATGCCCCACTTGTAGGCGGCTTGGTCGGCGTAGCGCTGGATGCCCCACTTGTAGGCGGCCTGGTCGGCGTAGCGCTGGATGCCCCACTTGTAGGCGGCTTGGTCGGCGTAGCGCTGGATACCCCACTTGTAGGCGGCTTGGTCGGCGTAGCGCTGGATACCCCACTTGTAGGCGGCTTGGTCGGCGTAGCGCTGGATGCCCCACTTGTAGGCGGCCTGGTCGGCGTGGCTCTGGATGCCCCACTTGTAGGCAGCCTGCCCCGCAGAATTCTGTACACCCCACGCTGAATTCCCGGCGACCACACGGTTGCCATCATCATTGACCTTATTGCTGGCGGTGGCCCACTTGTAGCTGCTGGCCTGAGTTTCCGTATGGGCCCATTCGGCAGGTGTACTGGCCTCTTCGGCGCTCGGTTGGCCCCATTTGTAGCTGGGCTTTACGGAGTAGCTGTGCTTGGCAGCGAGTGAATGGCTGACTTTGTGGACCTGGCTAGCATGTGAAGAGGCACCGGTGTCACTCAATGCTGGCATCGCGAATACCAATGCCAAAATTCCAGCTCCCTTCTTCACGATTTCCAAAGAGTTGTTCATAACAGTCCTGCCCCTTCAATTCAAATTTCGTCACTTTATGTGACGCAGTTCCCGAGTGGATTCTCATCCTTGAGAGGCACTTCACAATTTGATCCATCAATGCTTGACGAACGTTATAAGTGCGGTAGCCCACAATAAGA
It contains:
- a CDS encoding hybrid sensor histidine kinase/response regulator, with amino-acid sequence MRAESFDDTISIDFEPSVVSNNLTQQVVTQIFQDSYGHLWFVTQEGLNKYNGHELENYRYSLTNPASLSHNAVTQIAEDHQGNIWVATRGGGLNKYDPISNGFSALLTDDSNVNSPASNDVYTVFVDQEGDVWLGYDNAISVFSPTDMTYRHFFPANENLPYLGEIISFAETGDGSVWASTMASGLLQIDKNRSDLEIVNNSESSPDILTSNSVVSIFSDSDGFIWALTLNAGISRYNPRNNTSQHFRHDPTDNNSLSSNSTLCMFQDSDGRIWICTLEGLNLYRPESGTFQRFTSSNTSLPSNRVYSLFQSREGLYWAGTVFGLASGTKNLFPKFNSMVGRLSDDSVNAFGETGDGSIWVGTDDGLNRLRPDRELFEWINESTEPSISNTAVMSLLGEEDTLWIGTFSGGLNKFDLSDNAITAFRHSKFDNSTIGANGITSIIRASNGDLLVGTYGGGLSILETSSRAFLNHTHNPLNPDSISNNNVIAVFQDSLGLIWVGTENGLNQFKPETGKFQKYFTERGNTDSISNDMVWSFYEDDAGDLWLGTNGGGLNRWDRADRLRGREKFHHYSENISLPSSNIYGIQSDSDGNIWLSHNRGVTRLNPNTNDTRQYGIRDGLQNTEFNMGASFKSGSGNIYFGGNLGFNVIDPDNLTDDNEPPLVGISEIRILNERREFSAPYNDLSLIELEHTDNMLTVEFYAADYSNPALLQYGYKLVGMNDNWVISDEARQASFTTLPPGQYQLKLAAASPGGAWNWDGKSIDIIVNPPPWRSPLAYVAYIALAIMLIALLIQKQNNRARAALARQKELEQKVQERTIDLEAARKSAEDANKAKSDFLATMSHEIRTPMHGMIGMTELLLHTSLTQQQKKFASAAHSSGTALLKLINDILDFSKIEASRVDIEAVDFDIVELIEEICYIQCEPAEKKNLSLNHIIDSDVPQTLRGDPGKIRQVIMNLVGNSIKFTHNGWVNVRVNAKGSAGTDDQMTIQIVVEDSGIGMDAKTAERVFEPFTQADASTTRKYGGTGLGLSISRRYIDLLGGQIEVKSEPGVGTSILVEVPLYNNAEAKVSQPEFGDAIKVVIVSKIDPFVEMLQSQLSRAGISNIEANPEDVAARLDQPHCIWFVDFESIKDDDDLVHQLAKVPRGVAVTPLRNYTLGQAFMAWPSITKPTATSVVYGALRKILYKTRPISAQKSAASTKALSVQRVLIAEDIPTNQRIAQEMIEMLGYKVEIASDGSEAVRMQSRNEYDLIFMDCQMPIMDGYTAARQIRTNEEDLGRERVPIIALTAGISRDEKSLCFESGMTDYLGKPFKLDDLKGVLAKHLSQTLQTDRSIDFPVNDSEFEASKNDPNHDVIDYQAVNNILEIEKATGRAILLQVFSGFTKQMDEKLLEIDTALAQKCIADIYKIAHAIKSMSANIGAEQVKSIAGRLEAQARDNSIESPESYPEELRIALATFCEHFRQEFSSYLEPEAESGHG